The following proteins are encoded in a genomic region of Bosea beijingensis:
- a CDS encoding baseplate multidomain protein megatron: protein MATLLLQVAGAALGSALGGPVGGVIGQALGGLAGASIDQAWLGNSGGGNRIVDGPRLKEVNGLAATEGAAIPRLYGRARLGGQLIWATRFEEEVTVSITRTKSGGKGGSRAKKTFETTYSYHANLAIGLCEGPVAFIRRIWVDGRELDVQTVQMRVHHGYETQEPDPLIAAKEAGEAPAYRGLAYVVFERFPLADYGNRVPQFDFEVVRAVDGLGGMIRAMALTPGAGEFVYDLRPVSHEPEPGVTESLTRHQLYSGNDAETALRYLTALCPNLRRVSLVVSWFGDDLRAGACTVAPRIELSHKPTAGAQWSVAGLTRSSARVVSQVDGRPAFGGTPSDESIVALIRRLRFAYGLEVVLYPFLMMDIPAGNALPDPYSGAASQPRYPWRGRITCDPAPGEPGSPEGSAAVTAQVAAFVGAVAPADMAVAGTSVVCAKPDEWSYRRLVMHCAALAQAAGGVEGFVIGSEMVGLTHLRGVSGYPMVDQLVAIAEDVKAMLPDTVATYAADWTEYGADVRDDGDIIDFPLDPLWASPAVGAIGIDFYPPLSDWRDSGSHADAAIARGPADLAYLRQRLTAGEAYDWYYADEAGRAAQLRQPITDGAYGKPWIFRPKDLWGWWNQVHIRRAGGIETTATPFVPGGKPIWLTEIGVPAVDKGANAPNMFPDPKSDEGGYPPFSSGARDDLVQARALEAIVSGFDPARAGFDAARNPVHPVSGIRMVDPDRIFVWNWDARPFPAFPDLSGIWADGANFETGHWLNGRLEGTPVDRLVESLLAEFGLPPADRIVVDGFVDGYVLDRPLSARQALEPLAQSFGFDAVMSAGALRFEGRGGKVSRLLGTDDLVADRDGEPFTLRRSQETELPLELRLGFSDSEADYRSAAARSRRLAGAARREVAVETAIVTRSAEGRRLADQRLQEAWAGRETLECELSPRCIAIEPGDVLSVPTEAGNRLFRVTRIADGPTRKVSARAVEPAIYVTTGTSGGTRPPRNPPALPGRPLAVPLALPIITVQPPPLLSLAAFAAPWPGSLAVWRADESGLFALDNFVEAPSIVGETLTALPPGPLWRTDRRAVLEIRLRGGVLSSVSPEAALSGANALALVGADGTVEIVTAPQVELIGPQRFRLSGLIRGIGGSEAAAGRLLPAGARVVVLDGAAVSLTSDLADLGRTQRYRVGPARDDVGDATMAEFETSVSGEALFPLSPVRPKAMRTGDGIALNWLRRTRIDGDSWELVEVPLGEESERYEIGILDGETPLRTEIVNTSAWTYPAAQELADFGAQQREIGLSLHQLSATVGRGREWHGRIPVR from the coding sequence ATGGCGACGCTTCTTCTGCAGGTTGCCGGCGCCGCCCTCGGATCGGCTCTGGGCGGGCCGGTCGGCGGCGTCATCGGTCAGGCGCTCGGCGGGCTTGCCGGCGCCAGCATCGATCAGGCCTGGCTCGGCAATTCCGGCGGCGGGAACAGGATCGTCGACGGTCCGCGCCTGAAGGAGGTCAACGGCCTCGCCGCGACAGAGGGCGCCGCGATCCCGCGCCTCTACGGCCGGGCGCGACTTGGCGGCCAATTGATCTGGGCGACGCGTTTCGAGGAGGAGGTCACGGTCTCGATCACGCGCACCAAGAGCGGCGGCAAGGGCGGCAGCCGCGCCAAGAAAACCTTCGAGACCACCTATAGCTACCATGCCAACCTCGCGATCGGGCTGTGCGAAGGGCCGGTCGCGTTCATCCGGCGGATCTGGGTCGATGGGCGCGAGCTCGATGTCCAGACCGTGCAGATGCGCGTGCATCACGGCTACGAGACGCAGGAGCCCGATCCGCTGATCGCGGCGAAGGAGGCGGGTGAGGCCCCGGCCTATCGCGGGCTCGCCTATGTCGTGTTCGAGCGCTTTCCGCTGGCGGACTACGGCAACCGAGTGCCGCAATTCGATTTCGAGGTCGTGCGCGCCGTTGACGGGCTGGGTGGCATGATCCGCGCGATGGCGCTGACGCCGGGCGCCGGCGAGTTCGTCTATGACCTGCGCCCGGTCAGCCATGAGCCCGAGCCCGGCGTGACCGAAAGCCTGACGCGCCACCAGCTCTATAGCGGGAACGATGCCGAGACGGCGCTGCGCTATCTCACGGCGCTCTGCCCGAACCTGCGCCGTGTCTCGCTGGTCGTCTCCTGGTTCGGGGATGACCTGCGCGCCGGGGCCTGCACGGTCGCGCCCCGGATCGAGCTGTCGCACAAGCCCACGGCCGGAGCGCAATGGTCGGTGGCCGGGCTGACGCGGTCATCGGCCCGCGTCGTCAGTCAGGTCGACGGGCGGCCTGCTTTCGGCGGCACGCCCTCGGACGAGAGCATCGTCGCGCTGATCCGGCGCCTCCGCTTCGCTTATGGTTTGGAGGTCGTGCTCTACCCCTTCCTGATGATGGATATCCCGGCCGGAAACGCCCTGCCGGATCCTTACTCGGGCGCGGCGAGCCAGCCGCGCTATCCCTGGCGTGGCCGCATCACCTGCGATCCGGCACCGGGCGAGCCGGGAAGCCCGGAAGGCAGCGCGGCGGTTACGGCGCAGGTCGCAGCTTTCGTGGGAGCGGTCGCTCCGGCCGACATGGCCGTGGCTGGCACATCGGTCGTCTGCGCCAAGCCGGACGAATGGTCCTATCGGCGTCTCGTGATGCATTGCGCCGCGCTGGCGCAGGCGGCCGGAGGTGTGGAGGGTTTCGTCATCGGCTCCGAGATGGTCGGGCTGACGCATCTGCGCGGCGTATCCGGCTATCCGATGGTCGACCAGCTCGTCGCGATTGCTGAGGACGTCAAGGCGATGTTGCCGGACACGGTGGCAACCTATGCCGCCGACTGGACCGAATACGGCGCGGATGTCCGCGACGATGGCGACATCATCGATTTCCCGCTCGATCCGCTCTGGGCGTCGCCGGCCGTCGGCGCTATCGGCATCGATTTCTATCCGCCCCTGTCGGACTGGCGCGATTCCGGCAGCCACGCCGATGCGGCGATCGCGCGCGGCCCGGCCGATCTCGCCTATCTGCGCCAGCGCCTGACCGCCGGCGAAGCCTATGACTGGTATTATGCCGACGAGGCCGGCCGGGCTGCGCAGCTACGCCAGCCGATCACGGACGGCGCCTATGGCAAGCCGTGGATCTTCCGGCCCAAGGACCTGTGGGGCTGGTGGAACCAGGTCCATATCCGCCGCGCCGGCGGCATCGAGACGACGGCGACCCCGTTCGTGCCGGGCGGCAAGCCGATCTGGCTGACCGAGATCGGCGTGCCGGCGGTCGACAAGGGCGCCAATGCGCCCAACATGTTCCCCGATCCGAAATCGGACGAGGGCGGCTACCCGCCGTTTTCGAGCGGCGCGCGCGACGACCTCGTGCAGGCGCGGGCGCTGGAGGCGATCGTCTCCGGCTTCGATCCAGCGCGGGCAGGCTTCGACGCCGCGCGCAATCCGGTCCATCCGGTCAGCGGCATCCGCATGGTCGATCCCGACAGGATTTTTGTCTGGAACTGGGATGCGCGCCCTTTCCCGGCTTTTCCGGATCTCTCCGGCATCTGGGCCGACGGCGCGAATTTCGAAACCGGTCACTGGCTGAACGGCCGCCTCGAAGGCACGCCCGTCGATCGGCTCGTCGAGAGCTTGCTCGCGGAATTCGGCCTGCCGCCGGCGGATCGGATCGTCGTCGATGGTTTCGTCGACGGCTATGTGCTGGACCGTCCGCTTTCGGCCAGGCAGGCGCTGGAGCCGCTGGCCCAGAGCTTCGGCTTCGATGCGGTCATGAGCGCTGGCGCGCTGCGTTTCGAGGGCAGGGGCGGCAAGGTTTCGCGCCTTCTCGGCACCGACGACCTCGTTGCCGATCGCGATGGCGAGCCGTTCACGCTGCGGCGCAGCCAGGAGACGGAGCTGCCGCTCGAACTGCGTCTCGGCTTCAGCGACAGCGAGGCCGATTATCGCAGCGCCGCCGCGCGCTCGCGCCGGCTGGCCGGAGCGGCCCGGCGCGAGGTTGCGGTCGAGACCGCGATCGTGACACGCTCCGCCGAAGGGCGACGCCTCGCCGATCAGCGGCTGCAGGAGGCCTGGGCCGGGCGCGAAACCCTGGAATGCGAACTGTCGCCGCGCTGCATCGCGATCGAGCCCGGCGATGTCCTGTCCGTCCCGACCGAGGCCGGCAACCGCCTGTTCCGCGTCACCCGCATTGCCGACGGTCCAACGCGGAAGGTCAGCGCGCGTGCCGTCGAGCCGGCGATATACGTGACGACGGGAACGAGCGGCGGCACGCGCCCGCCGCGAAACCCGCCTGCCTTGCCCGGGCGCCCGCTGGCCGTGCCGCTGGCTTTGCCGATCATCACCGTGCAGCCGCCGCCCTTGTTGTCGCTCGCGGCGTTTGCGGCTCCCTGGCCGGGCAGCCTTGCGGTCTGGCGCGCCGACGAGTCCGGTTTGTTCGCACTCGACAACTTCGTCGAGGCGCCTTCGATCGTTGGCGAGACCCTGACCGCTCTGCCGCCGGGACCACTCTGGCGGACGGACCGGCGTGCCGTGCTGGAAATCAGGCTTCGCGGCGGAGTGCTGTCTTCCGTCTCTCCGGAGGCTGCGCTGTCAGGCGCGAATGCGCTCGCTCTCGTAGGAGCGGACGGCACCGTCGAAATCGTCACGGCTCCGCAGGTCGAGCTGATCGGGCCGCAGCGCTTCCGCTTGTCCGGCCTGATTCGCGGCATCGGTGGCAGCGAGGCTGCGGCAGGCCGCCTTCTGCCGGCGGGAGCTCGCGTGGTGGTACTGGACGGAGCCGCCGTTTCGCTGACGAGCGATCTCGCCGATCTCGGCCGGACGCAGCGCTATCGCGTCGGTCCGGCCCGCGACGATGTCGGCGATGCGACGATGGCCGAGTTCGAAACGTCAGTGAGCGGCGAGGCGCTCTTTCCGCTGTCTCCGGTCAGGCCCAAGGCGATGCGCACCGGGGACGGCATTGCCTTGAACTGGCTGAGGCGGACACGCATCGACGGTGATTCCTGGGAACTGGTGGAGGTGCCGCTTGGAGAGGAGAGCGAGCGCTACGAAATCGGCATTCTCGACGGCGAGACGCCTTTGCGTACCGAAATCGTGAACACGTCCGCCTGGACCTATCCGGCCGCGCAGGAACTCGCCGATTTCGGCGCGCAGCAACGGGAAATCGGGCTCTCGCTCCACCAGCTCAGCGCGACGG
- a CDS encoding DUF3168 domain-containing protein has product MSGAILALRAAVQAHLAADAALTALIGPSRVFDEAPRAARGLYVVHGEVEARDWSTGSDRGCEQEFALVVWAAQSGSSRQALEAASLIAEALDQVDLALDGHALINLRWLSSRLARETRNGLPQVTIRFRAATETL; this is encoded by the coding sequence ATGAGCGGTGCCATCCTCGCCCTTCGCGCCGCCGTGCAGGCGCATCTCGCTGCGGATGCGGCACTCACCGCGCTGATCGGTCCGAGCCGCGTCTTCGATGAGGCGCCGCGCGCGGCGCGCGGGCTCTATGTCGTCCATGGCGAGGTCGAGGCGCGCGACTGGTCGACCGGCAGCGACCGGGGCTGCGAGCAGGAATTCGCGCTCGTCGTCTGGGCCGCGCAGAGCGGCTCGTCACGGCAGGCGTTGGAGGCAGCCAGCCTGATCGCCGAGGCGCTGGATCAGGTCGACCTCGCCCTGGACGGCCACGCGCTGATCAATCTGCGCTGGCTGTCGAGCCGGCTCGCCCGCGAGACGCGCAACGGATTGCCGCAGGTGACGATCCGCTTCCGCGCCGCCACCGAAACGCTCTAG
- a CDS encoding DUF2460 domain-containing protein: protein MPDFHEVRFPLDVARGARGGPERQTQIVTLASGREVRNSRWAHSRRRYEAGLGIRNLDALAAVVSFFEERRGRLYGFRWRDQLDWKSCPPSQQPAATDQVIGVGDGVAAVFQLCKAYGTGASLYSREITKPCDGTVKIAMDGVEMASGAFSCNLSTGQVTFAAGSIPPPAAVLTAGFAFDVPVRFDTDAIEVDLSAFAAGEIPRVPVVEIIP, encoded by the coding sequence ATGCCGGATTTCCATGAGGTCCGATTTCCGCTCGATGTCGCGCGGGGCGCACGGGGCGGGCCGGAGCGCCAGACCCAGATCGTGACGCTCGCCTCCGGGCGGGAGGTGCGCAACAGCCGCTGGGCGCATTCGCGCCGCCGCTACGAGGCCGGGCTCGGGATCCGCAACCTCGACGCCCTGGCCGCGGTCGTGAGCTTCTTCGAGGAGCGCCGCGGACGGCTTTACGGGTTCCGCTGGCGCGACCAGCTCGACTGGAAGAGCTGCCCACCTTCGCAGCAGCCGGCCGCGACCGACCAGGTCATCGGGGTCGGTGATGGCGTCGCCGCCGTCTTCCAGCTCTGCAAGGCCTACGGAACGGGCGCATCCCTCTACAGCCGCGAGATCACCAAGCCCTGCGACGGCACGGTCAAGATTGCCATGGACGGCGTTGAAATGGCCAGCGGCGCCTTCTCCTGCAATCTCTCGACCGGGCAAGTGACCTTCGCCGCCGGTTCGATCCCGCCGCCGGCAGCCGTCTTGACTGCCGGCTTCGCCTTCGACGTGCCCGTCCGCTTCGACACCGATGCGATCGAGGTCGATCTCTCCGCCTTCGCGGCGGGCGAGATCCCGCGCGTCCCCGTGGTCGAGATCATCCCCTGA
- a CDS encoding head-tail connector protein: MTPLALGPPAMEPVTLTEARQFLRLDQTDEDALLATLITAARLMIEAASGRCLIEQPWRIVLDRWPAGGEIRLPLSPLLRIEAARVYDVLGAAQAVAVASLTLDKAADPPVIRLTGEVPEIGRAHGAIEIDIAAGYGATAAATPAPLRQAVLRLAARWFEQRGDVAGRDAQALPAAIAALVAPFRRGRL, translated from the coding sequence ATGACGCCGCTTGCCCTGGGCCCGCCGGCAATGGAGCCGGTCACGCTCACCGAAGCCCGCCAGTTCCTGCGCCTCGACCAGACCGACGAGGATGCCTTGCTCGCGACCCTGATCACGGCCGCCCGGCTGATGATCGAGGCGGCATCGGGCCGCTGCCTGATCGAGCAGCCCTGGCGCATCGTGCTCGATCGTTGGCCGGCGGGCGGCGAGATCCGGCTGCCGCTTTCGCCCCTGCTGCGGATCGAAGCCGCGCGTGTCTATGACGTGCTCGGGGCGGCCCAGGCCGTTGCGGTGGCGTCGCTGACCCTGGACAAGGCCGCCGATCCGCCGGTCATTCGCCTGACGGGTGAAGTGCCCGAGATCGGCCGCGCCCATGGTGCGATCGAAATCGATATCGCAGCGGGTTACGGAGCGACGGCTGCGGCCACTCCGGCGCCGCTGCGGCAGGCGGTACTGCGTCTCGCGGCCCGCTGGTTCGAGCAGCGCGGCGATGTCGCGGGGCGCGATGCTCAGGCGCTGCCCGCCGCCATCGCGGCGCTGGTCGCGCCGTTTCGCCGCGGGAGGCTCTGA
- a CDS encoding phage tail assembly chaperone: MAFGLGRLAWPPDRFWAATPREIAAALRAHLDSSRGSAPERPALAALMDAFPDA, from the coding sequence ATGGCCTTCGGGCTCGGCCGGCTGGCCTGGCCGCCCGATCGCTTCTGGGCGGCGACGCCGCGCGAGATCGCGGCGGCGCTGAGGGCGCATCTGGATTCGTCCCGTGGTTCCGCACCGGAGCGCCCGGCGCTGGCGGCATTGATGGATGCCTTTCCCGACGCCTGA
- a CDS encoding phage tail tape measure protein, whose amino-acid sequence MTDDDGIESGGRLSDLRAMDRLTQSLSRSSESFGKSIVSAFSRGVVEGKRFEDVLRSVGRSMTDSLLKTALKPLQTGLSSLLSTGVKSLSGLFGGIGLGGSGGGGIPVAPFAEGGIVASPSYFPTGRGLGLMGERGAEAIMPLARGPDGRLGVRAGGGQGRPLNVVVQVSTPDADSFRRSEAQVSAAIARAVARGRRAL is encoded by the coding sequence ATGACGGATGATGATGGCATCGAGTCGGGAGGGCGCCTCTCGGATCTCAGGGCGATGGATCGATTGACCCAGTCGCTGAGCCGCTCCTCGGAGAGCTTCGGCAAATCGATCGTCAGCGCCTTCTCGCGCGGCGTCGTCGAGGGCAAGCGCTTCGAGGACGTGCTGCGCAGCGTCGGCCGCTCGATGACCGACAGCCTGCTCAAGACCGCGCTGAAGCCGCTGCAGACCGGCCTGTCGAGCCTGCTCAGCACGGGTGTGAAAAGCCTGAGCGGCTTGTTCGGCGGCATCGGCCTGGGCGGTTCCGGTGGCGGCGGCATTCCGGTCGCGCCATTCGCAGAGGGCGGCATCGTCGCCTCGCCCTCGTATTTCCCGACCGGGCGTGGGCTCGGCCTGATGGGCGAGCGCGGCGCCGAGGCGATCATGCCGCTCGCGCGCGGGCCGGACGGGCGCCTCGGCGTGCGTGCGGGTGGCGGGCAGGGGCGCCCGCTCAACGTCGTCGTGCAGGTCTCGACCCCCGATGCCGACAGCTTCCGCCGCTCGGAGGCGCAGGTCTCCGCCGCGATCGCGCGTGCCGTCGCTCGTGGCCGGCGGGCGCTCTGA
- a CDS encoding NlpC/P60 family protein has translation MRRAEIVDAARLWLGTPYHHQASLCGIGCDCLGLVRGVWRDLCGAEPEQPPPYSPSWAESLRQETLALAATRHLRPILMSEAQAGDVLLFRWREHLPAKHCAILATADSIIHAHDGAAVAEVAFTPWWRRHLSHAFSFPGVTD, from the coding sequence ATGAGGCGCGCGGAAATCGTCGATGCCGCGCGGCTCTGGCTCGGCACGCCCTATCATCACCAGGCTTCGTTATGCGGCATCGGCTGCGACTGCCTCGGGTTGGTGCGCGGGGTCTGGCGCGATCTCTGCGGGGCCGAGCCCGAACAGCCGCCGCCCTATTCGCCGAGTTGGGCCGAAAGCCTGCGGCAGGAGACGCTCGCCCTGGCTGCCACACGGCATCTGCGGCCGATCCTGATGTCGGAGGCGCAAGCCGGCGACGTGCTGCTCTTCCGCTGGCGGGAGCATCTGCCGGCGAAGCACTGCGCCATCCTCGCGACGGCGGACAGCATCATCCATGCCCATGACGGCGCGGCGGTCGCCGAGGTCGCTTTCACGCCCTGGTGGCGGCGCCATCTCAGTCATGCCTTTTCCTTTCCCGGAGTAACGGACTGA
- a CDS encoding phage head closure protein — MTAEPSAIGRMRRRLVLEAPVATPDGLGGATQVFETVASLWGQIEWISGAEAWRQGRPEQSRNYRITMRWRGDVDAGRRLRDGDRLFDIRSAADPDGARRRLICLVEEVTP; from the coding sequence ATGACCGCGGAACCTTCCGCCATAGGCCGGATGCGGCGGCGGCTCGTGCTGGAGGCGCCGGTGGCCACGCCGGACGGACTCGGCGGTGCGACGCAGGTTTTCGAGACTGTGGCATCGCTCTGGGGACAGATCGAATGGATTTCAGGTGCCGAAGCCTGGCGTCAGGGCCGGCCGGAACAGTCGCGCAACTACCGGATCACCATGCGCTGGCGCGGGGATGTCGATGCTGGCCGGCGCCTGCGCGACGGCGATCGCCTGTTCGATATCCGCTCTGCGGCCGACCCCGATGGTGCGCGCCGGCGGCTGATCTGCCTCGTTGAGGAGGTCACGCCATGA
- a CDS encoding S1 family peptidase: MPVANRIAAIGLACILAGSLGGQSAQAVVAGQDGGPSAGSTLMVLNARGGVCTGIVLSARAILTAAHCAAGGAELRVHWREGGEPVLIAPASVALHPEFDAGAIRSRRRTIDLALIRLAEPLPGRFSAAGLVDGSLPRAGSSITLAGYGVSREGEARSTGTYRSATLITVEPYGPGRILLWAADGAGGGKRPGAGACQGDSGGPIFGDDGIVAVTSWSTGPAGRQCGLLSQGVLVAPQRGWIDSTLSKWGESARWMRGR; encoded by the coding sequence ATGCCTGTCGCCAACCGGATCGCCGCCATCGGCCTCGCCTGCATCCTTGCTGGAAGCCTCGGAGGCCAATCGGCGCAGGCCGTCGTGGCCGGGCAGGACGGTGGACCGTCAGCCGGCTCGACCCTGATGGTGCTCAACGCCCGCGGCGGTGTCTGCACCGGCATCGTCCTGTCGGCCCGCGCCATCCTGACCGCCGCGCATTGCGCGGCGGGTGGCGCGGAATTGCGCGTTCACTGGCGCGAGGGCGGAGAGCCGGTCCTCATCGCGCCGGCCTCTGTCGCGCTGCATCCGGAATTCGATGCCGGCGCGATCCGCAGCCGCCGCCGCACGATCGACCTCGCCTTGATCCGTCTTGCCGAGCCCCTCCCCGGCCGCTTCAGCGCTGCGGGCCTCGTCGACGGTTCGCTGCCACGCGCCGGCAGCAGCATCACGCTCGCCGGCTACGGCGTCTCCCGCGAGGGCGAGGCCCGCAGCACGGGTACCTATCGTTCGGCGACGCTGATCACGGTCGAGCCTTATGGACCCGGCCGCATCCTGCTCTGGGCGGCCGACGGTGCCGGTGGCGGCAAGCGGCCCGGCGCCGGCGCCTGCCAGGGCGATTCCGGCGGGCCGATCTTCGGCGATGACGGCATCGTCGCGGTCACAAGCTGGTCGACGGGGCCGGCCGGGCGCCAATGCGGGCTGCTGAGCCAGGGCGTGCTGGTCGCGCCGCAGCGCGGCTGGATCGATTCCACCCTGTCGAAATGGGGCGAGAGCGCCCGCTGGATGCGCGGCCGCTGA
- a CDS encoding S1 family peptidase, which produces MISRSSLALACFLTVGAAHPALAVVGGVDSRDTYGARASTVRVETSRGELCSGAVIAPEIVLTAAHCLMGGGSISVVSLDTRFRARRQMVAAVLPHPSFVPGTTPRTQPGTDLALLRLAQPLPRDIEPLTLGSGLWQGETITMAGYGLSAENNKRTARRLRETQLVNAGNYTTQNTVKVAVDAEHRGETPGAGACRGDSGGPVLRGDGARSRDLVGIVSWSSGPLKTQAKRICGGFTAITPVSDYRNWITEGSARLRALGSAAPPEQAAEPRAAFSWWFSR; this is translated from the coding sequence ATGATCTCTCGCTCATCGCTCGCCCTCGCCTGTTTCCTGACCGTCGGCGCAGCTCATCCAGCGCTGGCCGTGGTCGGCGGCGTCGATTCGCGCGATACATACGGCGCCCGCGCCTCGACGGTCCGGGTCGAGACGAGCCGCGGCGAACTCTGCTCGGGCGCCGTCATTGCCCCCGAGATCGTTCTCACCGCGGCGCATTGCCTGATGGGCGGCGGCTCGATCAGCGTCGTCAGCCTGGATACCCGCTTCCGGGCGCGCCGGCAGATGGTCGCCGCGGTGCTGCCGCATCCGAGCTTCGTGCCGGGAACGACGCCGCGCACCCAGCCCGGCACGGATCTCGCGCTGCTGCGCCTGGCACAACCGCTTCCGCGCGACATCGAACCGCTGACGCTCGGCAGCGGCCTCTGGCAGGGCGAGACCATTACCATGGCCGGCTACGGGCTGTCGGCAGAGAACAACAAGCGCACGGCCCGGCGCCTGCGCGAGACGCAACTGGTCAACGCCGGCAACTACACCACCCAGAACACGGTCAAGGTCGCAGTCGATGCCGAGCATCGCGGCGAAACACCCGGAGCCGGCGCCTGCCGCGGCGATTCCGGCGGGCCTGTGCTGCGTGGCGACGGCGCCCGCTCGCGCGATCTCGTCGGGATCGTCAGTTGGTCCAGCGGTCCCCTGAAGACGCAGGCGAAGCGTATCTGCGGCGGGTTCACCGCGATCACGCCGGTCAGCGACTATCGCAACTGGATCACCGAAGGCAGCGCGCGGCTGCGCGCGCTCGGCAGCGCAGCGCCGCCGGAGCAGGCGGCAGAACCGCGCGCCGCCTTCAGTTGGTGGTTCTCGCGCTGA
- a CDS encoding phage major tail protein, TP901-1 family: MAAQKGKDLLLKAGDGAGGFVTVAGLRARQIAFNAETVDVTHSESAGRWRELLAGAGVRRASISGAGIFKDEASDALVRQTFFDGTIRDWQIVVPDFGTISGPFQLTGLEYRGDHAGEVTFDLSLESAGLLAFAAL; encoded by the coding sequence ATGGCGGCACAGAAGGGCAAGGACCTGCTGCTCAAGGCGGGGGATGGCGCTGGCGGCTTCGTCACGGTCGCCGGCCTGAGGGCGCGACAGATCGCATTCAACGCCGAGACCGTCGACGTGACGCATTCGGAATCGGCCGGGCGCTGGCGCGAATTGCTGGCGGGCGCCGGCGTGCGCCGCGCCAGCATCAGCGGCGCCGGCATCTTCAAGGACGAGGCTTCCGACGCGCTCGTCCGCCAGACGTTTTTCGACGGCACGATCCGCGACTGGCAGATCGTCGTGCCCGATTTCGGCACGATCTCGGGGCCGTTCCAGCTTACGGGCCTGGAATATCGCGGCGACCATGCCGGCGAGGTCACCTTCGACCTCTCGCTGGAATCGGCCGGGCTCCTGGCTTTCGCGGCGCTTTGA
- a CDS encoding gene transfer agent family protein, with protein sequence MVNRHRGETALMVAGETLPMRLTLGALAELEHAFAVDSLPALGERFVEGRLSARDIIRIIAAGLRGAGRAIRDEDVAELSFDGGLSGAIKAAITLLEATFGEGGDAARPPQPPA encoded by the coding sequence ATGGTCAATCGTCATCGCGGCGAGACCGCTCTCATGGTCGCCGGCGAAACCCTGCCGATGCGTCTCACTCTGGGCGCGCTCGCCGAGCTCGAACACGCCTTCGCCGTCGACAGCCTGCCGGCGCTGGGCGAGCGCTTCGTCGAGGGCAGGCTCTCCGCCCGCGACATCATCCGCATCATCGCCGCCGGCCTGCGCGGCGCGGGCAGGGCGATCCGTGACGAGGACGTCGCCGAACTCTCCTTCGATGGGGGCCTGAGCGGCGCGATCAAGGCGGCGATCACGCTGCTCGAGGCGACTTTCGGCGAGGGTGGGGACGCAGCCCGCCCTCCGCAGCCGCCGGCCTAG
- a CDS encoding DUF2163 domain-containing protein produces the protein MRDIPSGLAAHIETAATTLCHCWSLTRRDGLMLGFTDHDRKLSFDGIDFAATTGLEAAESAAELGFAIGGGEVAGAFAAFGLNEADLARGLYDDARVRVWLVNWVDPSQRTLLEEGFVGEIKRGAASFTAEIRSFAKAFDEERGRLYMRSCSADLGDARCGVALVAVEADVAESDGRLSLSAEGMGSYADGHFTGGRLIFTSGANAGFATEVKRHGGEGAQALFQLWQAPAAPIAPGDGFRVTPGCDKSFATCRAKFGNGVNFRGFPHMPTSDFIIGGVRPGDGTLDGGSLFR, from the coding sequence ATGCGTGACATTCCTTCCGGTCTCGCCGCCCATATCGAGACGGCTGCGACGACGCTCTGCCATTGCTGGAGCCTGACGCGCCGCGACGGGCTCATGCTCGGTTTCACGGATCACGATCGCAAGCTCTCCTTCGATGGCATCGATTTCGCTGCGACGACCGGCCTCGAAGCAGCGGAAAGCGCGGCGGAGCTCGGCTTCGCCATTGGAGGCGGCGAGGTCGCCGGCGCCTTCGCTGCCTTCGGCCTGAACGAGGCCGATCTGGCGCGCGGGCTCTATGACGATGCGCGCGTCCGCGTCTGGCTGGTCAACTGGGTCGATCCGAGCCAGCGGACGCTGCTCGAGGAGGGTTTCGTCGGCGAGATCAAGCGCGGGGCAGCGAGCTTCACGGCCGAAATCCGCAGCTTCGCCAAGGCGTTCGACGAGGAGCGGGGCCGGCTCTACATGCGCTCCTGCTCCGCCGATCTGGGCGATGCCCGCTGCGGCGTCGCGCTCGTCGCGGTGGAGGCCGATGTCGCCGAAAGCGATGGCCGCCTGTCGCTCTCGGCCGAAGGCATGGGCTCCTATGCCGATGGTCATTTTACCGGCGGCCGATTGATCTTCACCAGCGGCGCCAATGCCGGCTTCGCCACCGAGGTGAAGCGGCATGGTGGTGAAGGCGCGCAGGCGCTGTTCCAGCTCTGGCAGGCGCCGGCTGCGCCGATCGCCCCGGGCGACGGCTTCCGGGTCACGCCGGGCTGCGACAAGAGCTTCGCGACCTGTCGCGCCAAATTCGGCAACGGCGTCAATTTCCGAGGCTTCCCGCATATGCCGACGAGCGATTTCATCATCGGCGGCGTCCGCCCCGGCGACGGGACACTCGATGGCGGGAGCCTGTTCCGATGA